One window of Branchiostoma lanceolatum isolate klBraLanc5 chromosome 6, klBraLanc5.hap2, whole genome shotgun sequence genomic DNA carries:
- the LOC136437488 gene encoding suppressor of cytokine signaling 3-like produces the protein MAEGEAVGLRERNSDFHILKGTLSMLEVSGWYWASVSRHEAAALLNGKEEGTFLVRDSADPGHLFSLSLKTARRVVNARIVYTEHGTFRLDSIENSCNCPQFDCVVKLLDFYMAESSRSRDTGKHSWVEPCGAQFPLKVARPLKSKVCDLKHLCRRAIHAHTQKGQVDDLSLPEALKTYLKAYPYRH, from the coding sequence ATGGCTGAAGGGGAAGCCGTGGGTTTGAGAGAGAGAAACTCGGACTTCCATATACTGAAAGGAACTCTGAGCATGTTGGAGGTTAGTGGATGGTACTGGGCGTCCGTTAGCAGGCATGAGGCCGCAGCGCTTCTGAACGGGAAAGAGGAGGGAACATTCTTGGTCAGGGATAGCGCGGACCCCGGGCACCTGTTCAGCCTGAGTCTGAAAACAGCACGACGTGTGGTCAACGCTCGCATCGTCTACACAGAACACGGGACCTTTCGTCTGGACTCCATCGAAAATTCGTGTAACTGTCCGCAGTTCGACTGCGTGGTGAAACTCCTGGACTTCTACATGGCAGAGTCTTCTAGATCTCGGGACACGGGAAAACACAGCTGGGTGGAGCCCTGTGGGGCGCAGTTCCCGCTCAAAGTTGCGCGGCCGCTGAAGAGCAAAGTGTGCGACTTAAAGCATCTGTGCCGTCGTGCAATTCATGCACACACTCAGAAAGGTCAGGTGGACGATCTTTCTCTACCCGAGGCTCTTAAGACATATCTTAAGGCTTACCCCTACAGGCATTAA